Genomic window (Gloeothece verrucosa PCC 7822):
AGTCAGGCTATGGGAGAATATCTCTGTTTCCTTCATGCTGATACCCTGGTGATGGATGATTTGGTAACGCTCGTCAACAGGACTTTAGCCGAGCCGACGGTGGCTTGTGCTGCCTTTATCCCCGTTATTCGAGGTACGACAAGAATTCGCTGGTGGTTTTTGCTGCACAGTGCTTTAAAAACTTACTACATACCTTTAGTATTTCGACCTCAGTTATTTTTTCTTAAACGATTCCGACTCTTATTTGGCGATCAAACCATGTTTTGCCGCCGTGTTCAGTTTTTGGCCTGTGGTGGCTTTAATGCTGAGTTACCCATAATGGAGGATGCTGATTTATGTATAAAGATGCTTCAATTTGGGAAAATCCGTCAAATCAATCGTTTTGTAGAGACTTGTGATCGTCGTATAGCTAAGTGGGGCTTCTTGAAAGCTAATGTGATTTATCTTGGGATTGGTGTTCTTTGGGGATTAGGAGTGCCGGCTATTTATCTGAAGAAATTTTACGAAAATGTCCGGTAGTTAAAGATTTTTTGGGATAGCTATTTGAAGCCCCCAAAAGGCTCTATAAGATCCTGATATTACTCAAGCCGCCTAAATTACCTGCTAAGTTGGGCAGACAGGATTTGCGCTTTTTGTATTGGACATCCTATTCAATTTTGCACTGATCTCGGCTTTACCCAGAACGCATTACAATAAAAATTACACTTGTTATGGGATCAACAAAAACAGTTTTTAATGACTAACCCCCCTGTACGATTAATTAAAAAGCAAAGCTCTGTAACGGACTCTTCACCATCTCAAACAGAAGCATTATCCTCACAAGGAAATACTACTGGTGAACAATTTACAACAGGTGACGAGCCGAAAAATCTTCCCGACTCCGATGAATTAGACCTCTCTACAATTAAACTCCCTCCAGACTTTGAAGCCAAGCTCGAAGCGGAAAGGGCAGCCAACTCCTTTACACCACCGGCATCCGTGCCAATTGCTGTTGTTCATGGAGGGGGCAACCCGTTAAATGAGATCAAAGCTGATTTTTTACTGGATGGGTTTCAAGAGTTTGGCGATGAGGAATTTTGGGATGTTGATAGCGATTTGAGGTGGGATTTGGCAACTTTATCGTCGGATTATGTAGATTTTCTGCTCAGTTATGAGTAAAAAAGAGCCGAATCAGGATAATTACTTCTCCCTTTTTCTTGAAACAGCATAAACACTCCACCGTCTTTTGTCAGCTTGTGGAGAAATCTCTTTTAATGAATGAAGCTCTCTCAAACAAATATTAACCATTGACACGGGACGGTTAAGGGCTTGACTAATTTCCGTAACTGTCATCCCGAAGCATTCGTGACAACTTAAGGCTGTAAGCCAGATGTCAAGAGAGTTTAAAAACAAGTTTAGTTTTCCTAATCAGTAAAAAATGGAAGAAATTAAGCTAGAAATTAGTTAGCGTAAAATTTACGCTAACTAAAGTTATCTTTTTTATATCTATGAGCAACAGGAGTATTTTTCATTATTCCTGTTGATTACTATTGATTTTTACCAGTTTTTTTTCAAAAACTACCTCAAGATTCTTAGCTATACGTCAGAGATTTAGCCGAAAAGAAAAACTCAGGAGTATTCCGTTGTTCTTCCGGAAAAGGTGCTACAATTAATTTAGTGTTATTTTTTCGTAGCTGTTTCACAATTCCTAAATCTTTGTTCTCAGGAGCCGCAAAATACTTCACGGGGTCTTTTGCTTTGCCTTTTTGATTCGCTACTCCAAAATGATAGAGACCTCGATAAACCATTTCTAAAGAAATGCAGTCAAATGGAAATGAAAGTTCATCGGCTACGGCATCTCCCAAATCAATTAAAATGGCATAAAATAGCCAAGTCCCCCATATCTGTAATTTGACTCCATTGATAGAACCAACCCATAAATAACTCAAACCTAAAAGACGTTTAACAATGTTAAATTCTTCTTCAATCCGCCATCTTTTTCGATATAAATCCGCTACAACGTAAGGGGGTAAAATATCGGGTTCTAAAACTGAGGTTAAGTAAGAATGCCAAGCTTTTCCTGACTTAACTTCGACCAAACGGAGGATTATATAAGGAGTTATTTTTGTTCCAGAACCCAATCTTATCTTACGGTCCCGAAGAGAATAACTCTCTGTAAAAACTTCCTCTACTTTTATAGCTGCACCTTTTTTTATCCGACTTATAAAATGAATTTTTTTGTCAATTAGTTGAAGCCAAAAAGAAAAATGATAAAAGCCTCTATCTAATAATAACAATGTCGATTTTTCTACTATTTTAAATAAATCTTCTTCAAACTTTGTATCATTTGTTTTCGGGTTTGCTTTAAACCAAATTTCTATGGGTAGTCTAGTCACTAAATCTATAACTACTCCAATTTTTCCCGCCAATTGACCTTTTGGTACATCCTCAAGACTTTTCAGTTTTTTAAATAAAGCTTCAAGAGTAGAACTATCAGCTATCCAAATTTTTTCAAATCTTGTTAAACTAAATTGTACACTTTCAGGCAGTGGTCGATGATTTCTCGTTTGCCATTTTTCCGCCAATAATGGTAGTATTTCCTTAAAAACCTTTTCAAATAAATCAGACGGAAAAGTGAGAAATCTTTTCGATAAAGCTTGCTGAGAAACTTGTAAACGGTCACACCATAAAAAACCTTCCCTAGCTAATATTCTAGTTAATTCTCTCACTCCTGCCACATCTCTCCACAACATCGTTAGTACAGCCGCAACCATCAGGGGAAGGGTCAATATTCTGTCTCGCAAACCGAGTTGACGACAATATTTTTTCTGTTTTTCCAGTGCTGGAGTTAATAAAGCGGCTATTTGGGCTGAAACTGTCTTATCTTCCATCATAGGGCGTTGTTGTCTTTTGGCGTGGTCGCGGTTGGTTTTTCGACTCATTCAAAGTTAATCATGGTTTATCTTCTCTTATTTTAAGGCAAAGTGCGCTTTATCTTTCCCATCCGCCCTTAATCACCTAAAAACTTCTCTTGACATCTGCTTGATTTTCTTAAGTTGTCACGAATGAATAAAGAGGAGTTATTTACTATGCAGCTATATCAACTAGACTTAAGCAATATCAAAGCGATCGGACACGACGGAAACGCACCTTTGGGTAAGTTACAGGTACTAATTTCCAAACCCGATGGAACGCTGGAAATAAAAGACGTACCCGCCCCACCACAAGCATTGGAAGGAATTAAATTAATAGCTCAACTCGCAGCAGGGCAACAAATAACTGTTGAACCCACTCCCGCTTTAACCGATGCTGAACTATTAGAAAATATTACCATGATTCCTACAGATACCTTGCGCTGTAGCGGTAGCTCGAATATAGAAGCTATCGGTTATGAATCTTCATTAAGGGTATTGCAAATAGAGTTTAAGAATGGGTCAAGATATCGTTACTTTGATGTTCCCTTCTTCAATTTTGCGTCTCTAATCAAAGCTGATTCAGTTGGACAATTTTTAAACAGAGAAATTAAACCCAATTACACCTACGAAAAAATTTCTTAAAAATGTGTTAGAGGAGATAGCCTGTAATCTCCTCTCCCCTAATAATCCCATTCCCTCATACGGAGATAATTTCAATGACTAATACTTTTGTCACCCAACTCTTAGATCAGCTTGGAGGCTATCCCCGTCTTAAAGCTTTCATTGGTGCTTATGATTTTGTTAGTTCTGAGCAAACATTAACATTTAAATTTAAAGGTTCTTCTCGGTTTAACTGCTGTACAATTTCTTTAAATTCTTTAGACCTCTACGATCTCAGTTTTCAGAAAATAACCAGGCGTAACGGGATACCCGAATTAGTCGAAAGTGCTACCGTTCAAGTAAAAAATGTTTATTGTGACCAGCTTGTTCCTACTTTCACTCAACAAACAGGCTTGTACTTATTTTTTACTGAAAAAGAAGAAGCTGCACATTTAGCGCGGTTTGGCTCTTAATTTCCCTTCGTCAAAAAATATTAACGGGTTGGGTATGTGCTACTCACCCTGTCCCCTCACCTAAAAAATTGATAGAAAATTATGGACAGATTTAAAGTAATTTTAACTGAACGAACCTCAGATTATGATGTTTGGATAGGTCTAGATACACAACCGGTATTTAGTAACGAGAATTATCTTGTT
Coding sequences:
- a CDS encoding TIGR04283 family arsenosugar biosynthesis glycosyltransferase, with the translated sequence MPSVSIIIPTLNEATVIERTLRCLSILEPPALEIVVVDRGSSDETVNIAQKAGACVIRSSKSSRAIQMNTGASQAMGEYLCFLHADTLVMDDLVTLVNRTLAEPTVACAAFIPVIRGTTRIRWWFLLHSALKTYYIPLVFRPQLFFLKRFRLLFGDQTMFCRRVQFLACGGFNAELPIMEDADLCIKMLQFGKIRQINRFVETCDRRIAKWGFLKANVIYLGIGVLWGLGVPAIYLKKFYENVR
- a CDS encoding IS4 family transposase encodes the protein MMEDKTVSAQIAALLTPALEKQKKYCRQLGLRDRILTLPLMVAAVLTMLWRDVAGVRELTRILAREGFLWCDRLQVSQQALSKRFLTFPSDLFEKVFKEILPLLAEKWQTRNHRPLPESVQFSLTRFEKIWIADSSTLEALFKKLKSLEDVPKGQLAGKIGVVIDLVTRLPIEIWFKANPKTNDTKFEEDLFKIVEKSTLLLLDRGFYHFSFWLQLIDKKIHFISRIKKGAAIKVEEVFTESYSLRDRKIRLGSGTKITPYIILRLVEVKSGKAWHSYLTSVLEPDILPPYVVADLYRKRWRIEEEFNIVKRLLGLSYLWVGSINGVKLQIWGTWLFYAILIDLGDAVADELSFPFDCISLEMVYRGLYHFGVANQKGKAKDPVKYFAAPENKDLGIVKQLRKNNTKLIVAPFPEEQRNTPEFFFSAKSLTYS
- a CDS encoding KTSC domain-containing protein; the protein is MQLYQLDLSNIKAIGHDGNAPLGKLQVLISKPDGTLEIKDVPAPPQALEGIKLIAQLAAGQQITVEPTPALTDAELLENITMIPTDTLRCSGSSNIEAIGYESSLRVLQIEFKNGSRYRYFDVPFFNFASLIKADSVGQFLNREIKPNYTYEKIS